The region AAAGAAGCTGCTTCTTCAGCTGTCCGCCCCCGCCCGGCCGGCAACAGAATAGAATCTGGTCCTGACCTCGGCCCGTTCCGAAAGCCCCGACAGCTCCTTCCCAGGAACAGGACGCATTCACGGgccgcctcccccctcccccgtgGGCGCCCCATTTTACTCGCAGAGATGTCTCGCTGTCTGGGCTTTACCTCAGCTGACTCCTGGCGGAATACGTCGCTCGCACTCCACCTACAGAACGCTCCCCCGAGGACGCGGAAGAGGTAGTACTAGCCCCGAGGGGCGGGCCCGACCTAAGAGAGGCGTGAGGGGCGGAGCTGCGCCTGCGCCCTGTTGGCTACGCGCTGGGAAAGGGTGGGGACGCACTAAGTAAACTGCTCAGGCCCGCAGGAAGAGGGGCGGGGCGATTGCTGGGGTAGGGGGCGGGGCTTGGCGCCTTCTGACACTACCTTTTCGGACTGGCTGTCAGGAGTCCTGGGAAGCTCCTGGAAGGAGGAGGCCGCGCAAGGAGCAGGTATAATTATATTTACCGAGAGCTTCTGCATGCTTGGGAGGAATACTTTGAATGCTGCCAGTCTTTTTAAAAACGAGAACGAATTCTGTAAACTTTCTTAGAAGGTTTGGGTGcttggaaatttcttaaagagatgggaataccagaccaccctacctgcctcctgagtaatctgtacgtaagtcaagaagcaacaggtagaccgggaacagacatggaacaacggactggttccaaattgtgaaaggagtacgtcatggctgtatattgtcaccctgcttatataacttatatgcagaatccatcatgtgaaacgctgggctggatgaagcacaggctggaatcaaggttgaaATAtcaacctgagatatgcagatgacaccacccttagagcagaaagccaagaggaactaaagagcctcttaaagaaagtgaaagaggagagggaaaaagctggcttaaaactcaacatgcaaaaaaaaaaagatcatggcatccaatcccatcattaATGGCAAatgatgaaaacagtgacagactttattttctttggctccaaagtcactgcagatggtgactgcagccatgaaattaaaagatgcttgctccttggaagaaaagctatgaccaatctagacagcctattaaaaagcagagtcattattttgccgacaaaggtccatctagtcaaagctatcgtttttccagtagtcatgtatggatgtgacagttggaccataaagaaagctgagagatgaagaattgatgcttctgaactgtggtgttggagagactcttgagagtgtcttggactgcagggagatcaaaccagtccatcctaaaggaaatcaatcctgaatgttcattggaaagactgatgctgaagctgaagctccagtactttgggcacctgatgtgaagaactgactcattggaaaagaccctgatgctggaaaagactgaaggcgggaagagaaggagatgacagaagatgagactgttggatggcatcactgactcaatggacatgagtttgagcaagctccgggagttggtggacagggaagcctggcatgctgcagtccatgaggttgcaaagagttggacacgactgagcaactgaactgaactgaactgaatgactcaaTAGCCAGATGATCCTGAGTCACTCAGGCTTAGGTTCCAACCAAAGTTCTCAAAATTGCTATGTGCCCATATGGCACCCAAGTTCAGTTAAACAGAGATGAGGGCTCTAGGGGCTCAGAGGAGGAAAGTCTTAGGGAAGGTCCCCCACATCAGATGGAGTTCCAGCCATGCCTGTGGCTCCTTTCACCATACACTCCACACAgctcctgggggtggggcagtgggAGAACCAGCAGGAAACAACCTCCAAGAGGCTGCAGTGTTCATGAGGGCCAAGGATGCTGGGGCATCCTTTACTCAGCAGGTGAATGCTGTGATCCAGGGTGGGGCAAATGGCTCGCTTCCCTATTCCCTGCTGCAAATATTTTTATGGCTCCTGAGCCAACAGGAAAACAAAGCCTTATGCAGCCTGGCTGCCCTTCTACATTCAATACACTGCCTCTGCCCAGATCCTCTCTTGCCAAGTTTTGCCCTATGGGGGGCTCTTTTGTGTAGCTGAGGCCCCAGCtctctcttttatcttctttttctgtctAGTCTTCTCCAAGCATCCCTCTCTGAATTTCTCAAAGTAGTTTTGTGAGGGCTTTCTGATGTATTCAGACATTCTCATGTAAGGTACAGGTCTTGGCCACACAGTTCTGAGATAAATATACCTTTATATGGTGTATTCCAGAACAACCGTGATCCCAGAGTCTGAAGTTTCTGAGTCTAGTAATTGAGGAAGTAGTGAGTGACCTGTCATAGGAGGTGTGCAAGCAAAGCCACGTTTTAGAATGCTGGACTGGGGCCTCCTCTGGTAAGCCAGAAGAAGGGGCTGCAGAGTGGAGGGCCTTAGACACCCACAGCAATCAAAAGAGGGACACTGGGCATCAGGAAGGCAGCCAGGCAACAAACGATTCAACAAGCTATTACATGTCAAGCATTTAGAGTTCTACCTAACTCagggtgtgtgttcagtcactcagtcgtgtctgactctgcaaccccatggactgtagcccaccaggctcctctgcccatgggattttccaggcaagactgctggagtgggttgctagtcccttctccaggggaatgttcctgacccagggatgggacccatgtctcctgagtctcctgcattggcaggtggactctttcccactgagccacctgggaatcccataccTAACACATAGTATTTGTTATTATTGTGAATAATCCACAAACTGAGTAACCAGGAGTTTAGAAATCAGTAAGTCCCTTACTCCCACACCTGATCATGAAGGAGatgggggaaactgaggttcagaagagAAGAATGTGCCAGAGTATcttgggggctgggctgggactcaaacccaggtctctgcctcCAAGGAGAGCCACTGCATAAAGCCAGGTTGTCTCCTTCTCAGGGAGAAAGAAGAGCTCTAGGTGGGTCTTTGCTGACTGTTTAAGAACCAAGCTATTTTTCAACTCTTATCTAGGCAGTTGGGGTAAGGGGCTGTGGAATGATAGCAGGACCTGAGCTAAGAGCTTCAGGTGTCCCTGGGGAATAAACTCAGGAGTCAGCCCATGTCTTGCCACCCCTACTTGGAGCTCTAACCAGCACCCAACAAACAGCCTTctcttaagaaggccttcttctgCTCTGATTAAGGTTAGGGCTGTATTTCTGTCCTGTCCCTTAACCCATTAGCTCCAATAGACCACCCAGATTAATAGGATGGGTGAGAGTGACCAGTGCCAGGCGCCCTGAGCTGAAACAATGACTCTCCAAAGAGATTTGAGTTCCCCGAAGGTAAGGCCCAGCCCTCCCCGCTCTAAGATTCCTAGCCTAGCCCAGGAATTCTAGGTCGTGAATTCTCAGAGCCCTGGGAAAACCTCAGTGTCTCCACCCTGGGGAGCTGGGCCAGATGTGACCACACCAGCCAGCCGTTCACAAGGCCCAGGATCTCAGGACACAAAGCCCTCCCTACCCCATTCTGACCCAGTTCCTTCCACAGCCTGCCCAGGAGCCATGTGCCATGTGGCACCCAGACCACAGCTTCCCACCAGGCCCTTTAGTTTGCCTCCtttattttaccaaaaataacaaagataaaatTTCCCTCTGTTTCACAAAAAATAGATTGCCCCCATTCCACTCCCCCCACCTTTCATAATCAGCACTGGTAGTAGCCTAGACTCCAACACCCAATATACAATCCTCTTTGGGAGACTCTGACTTCCCCACAGACCCCCAACCCCACGCCAGAATTTCTGGTGAAGCTGCTGAGCCAGTGTTTCCCTTGggaatttctctggaggcagCTGTCCCAGGTTCAGCTGGTTGGCCCCAGGAGCCCCATCTGTTTCCCCAGAGATCTGGCAGCTGCAGGGCCATGGAGAGGGGCATGATTTTGGAGGCTTGGCTCAGCAGACAACCCCAGCAGACCACAGCAGTGGTGGGGTACTCTGGCATCAGGCTAGAAATCCTTCCTCAAAGCAAAAAACAGCTGTGTTCTGGAGAGAGCTGTCAAACACTCCTTTGGAGTGCCTCTCATCTCCCTGTGTGGCAATCCACAGGCCTGGGGTGAAAGTCAGAACCCCTGGTTTCTACTCCAGCTCCACAAAAGCTTTGCTGGGAGGCCTTGGACAATTTCTCCCACCTCTCTTCTGGTTTCAGTTTCCTCCTGTGTCCACGGATGTTTCTGTAAGTGAGACTGGATGATCCTCAGATTCCTTCTGGTTCTCCATCCTGGCCCCCCAGCCCACCATCTCCAGGACAGGAGGGCCCTGTCcctgtctcagttttctcacttgcaGGGCTGGACATGGAGGTGCTGAGTCATAAGTGCTGAATGACCATGCCAGTTTCTCTGTGGATAGCTATGCTCTGAGATCTAACCAGCTGGAATGTCTCAGGGATggttgggaaggaggaaggaggcaggtaCTTGCAGGATGGGGGCTCTCCAAGCCTGGAAGAGTCTGTTCACAGCTCTGTGGTCCTCAATATCCCAGATGGGAGATAAAGCTCTGGAGTTTCCCAGTTCAAGTTCATTAGCTCTGTGAGTTGGAAGATTATCTTCTACTGGGTTTCAGATCCTCACAATCACATCTGGAGATTCAGGGAGCTAGATTGGAGTGTATGATTCCTGATTTAAGGACAGACGACCTTTGTGGACTTGAGGGATCACCCCTGATGCCTAGGAGGCTGTCTATAACCAGGCCTTCCTggaggcagaggaatgagggagATGACAGCGCATGAGCATCTCTGGCTGAGCAAATCCGAACCTGTGTCTATGGTGGGCCAGGATTTTAAGTGCTCAGGATAGGGCTCCCCTTCCTACCTCCCACCAGCTCCCCAGAACTCATGCTGATGGAAGATGGTGGCTTGGAAGGTTCAAATATGGAGCTACATCTACAACCACAGTTTGTGCACTTAACACACAAGGCCAGGCACACCAAATGGGGTAACTGACTTGTCATCATTCCTAAGTGGTCATGGTCTGAAGGCCCTAGTCCCTACTtcctttcatccatccatccatccatttacctAACACTTATGGAGGGCCCATGTGCCAGGAAGGGTCTAAGGCAACTTGctctcacagacacaccccaTAGTCaatatcacacacatacacacagatacatacatcTCATCTGTGTCCACTCACAGACCAGCTGCTCATGCTCTTGCACCTTTCTTGCCATCACTTCAGCCACATCCACACTCCCAAAATAGGCTTGGGAAGCACCGTGGAAGGGTCAAGTGTCAGAGCAGAAACCCTCTAGACTTCATGCTGGGGGGTTAGCTCCTCCTTTCCTCCTGTCTGCCCGCCTTtaagctcttcccttctccactcCCAAGCAGTCAGGAGGACATGTGGGCAGATTCCTGAGAACCAGAAGTTCCGGGGCTTTGGGTGTGTGGAGGGGCTCCAGGGCCTTCAGGTCCCTCTGCCACCAGACTTCTGATGGTCCCCTCCCTGGGACACTCTGTGTTCAGGTGGTCCATCTGACAGTCAACAAGGTCCAGGTCTGGGCTCAGTGACAAATCCGCTCTGTCATCTCCCTCTGCAGAGACACAAGGTGGGGAGGGGTCAGTCAGAGCTCAGTGTACCAGGCAGCCCCTTCCCAAACTACAGGGCCTGGCAACTCTTCTGTCTGAGCCAGGCCCCTGCCTGCCACCAGCACCCCTCAACTCCAGGCTGCAGACCTGTGTCTGTAAACTGATACTTGAATGAATTCGCTATTAAAGTACAAAATCCACTGTTAAATGAATTGCGGTCCCCTGATATATCCACTTGGGTATTGGATTTTCTTAAAGAGCCTTTAAACTGAAAGGATCTGAAAACTCACAGAGGCTAGCCCTGGTaggggagggcagtgggggcTTGGCCTCACCAGTGGCTCCAGCTCCCGCTGGTCTACCAGGCTGAACTCGCGGATGAAGTAATAGAAGTGCTTGTAGCAGGTATTGACATGCGCCTCGGCCCCCATGCTGAGGATGCTGTCAAAGTGGTGGATGTAGACATGTACAAAGACGCGGAAGAGACGGGTCAGGATCTTGGTGCAGACCTGCTGGAAGTTCTTGGGGAAGGGAACTcctagggggtggggtgggcagataGATACAGGACATCAGCAACCTTTTGATGAAACTCTGCCCAACCCTGCCCATCCCCCACACTGCCCAGGATGGCCTCTTTCCCTAGCACACTTCCCTGCGGGAAACAGAGATCAAGGTTTGCTTTCTCCCGTACTTCCCATTTTAATGAAACACAAAGCTCACTGTGCCTCTCTGCTGCTGAAATACAAATCATCTTCCAATTTCCCCATCACCCTGAACACGACTCTACAGCCTTGTTGGATCACTGACCAACCCTGCTGAGACTATGATGGAAGTTATGCCACAGTTCTCTCCAGAAACATGTGCATCTGTAGATGCTTGCATATAATACTGTTGGATGCAATTCCAAGGGGAGTTCATCAATATCCGGGGCccactttttttgggggggcccactttttaaaatatgggcCTTCAGGATCGAATCCTGTCTTCCCAGCATGGTAGCTGCTCAAAGCCTTTCATAATCTGATCCTGACTTGCCTCTCCAGCTCCACCTGATTCCTTTCCCTTTGCAACATTCACACAATGGGCCCCAGAACCCAATCCTGAGAATTCCTAAATCTTCAAGAATGAATTCAGATATTTCTCAGTCCTTCAAACATTCAATAACACTTGCAAGAACCTTCCATCTGtgagccaggccctgtgctgggtcttctgcacCTTTAGCCTGGTATGATAATGGATATGGCAGCCACCCTAGCTTTGATAAAACTGAAGTGCATAAACATGGAACCACTTGCCCAAGGCCACGTAACTATTAATCAGTATAGACTGGAGGTGGGATTCAAGCCCTCTTTGCACTGCATCGCAGCACACCTCAAATAAATGCTATAGACCCTGCCAGCGAGAAAGCTCAGGACTTTCTCTGTGAAAAAGGCATGATTTCTGCACAGCCTCCCATCCTCACAGTTGAATTTGAGGCTACACCCTCTTCTCTGCTGTGGCAGGGTCATCCCAGAGTTAAGGCACAGGCATCTGGGATCTCACAGGCCTGAGGGTGAAAACTAAAAGGGAACAAGAGCTCAGACACAGGCCCACACTGACTCACCCCACTCCATGAGGCCCTTCCCCTTCCTCACTGCTCTCGGGTGGGGCTGAGCCCTGTCTCCCTGTGAGCTCTTCCAGGCCCAGCCCAGGTCCCTCAGACTTGTCCTGCACATCTAGACTCGGGGTCCTGGGTCCCATGAGACCTGAGCAAGTTCTGAGTACCTCCTGATTCAGTGCATTTTCCGTCTCTCCGTCTGTTTCCTCCCATGTGAAATGAAGATACCTGGGTTGCACATGATAGTGCAGGAAAGGGCAGGCCACCaaatggggagggatgtgggtggTGATTTGTGACTCAAGGCCCTCAGCATTCAGACTTCTCCCCTCTGGGCCTGACCACCCTGGCCCGCCCATCTCTGATTCCCATAACCTTAACAAAGATGCGCAGGAGGCCAGGTAGGGCGGGCTGCAATGATGAACACAAGGTCATGCCCACTTAGCCTCTAAGCCAGCGCCTCCTCTTGCTGCCCTTGAGTGAGGAAACAGGGCCAGGATGATGTCACTCAtctccccttcccaccctcacccttCCAGGCTGCCCAGCTGAGCTAAGACAAGGTTCCCTGACTGgcctgaaatggaaaaattctgtcCTGAGGGCCCACTGCAGTGGAGCTACTGTCTGGCCCCCAGTCCAGATCGTCTTTCCTTTCTTGGGGCCAGGAGTCAGAAAAGACTCCCAAGCCACAGCAAGTCATATTAGCCCAAACAGGGTGACTTGCTAGGAGCACCTTGAGGCACTTGTTCTGGATGATTCTGAGAATCATCATGGTCTTGCCTGGGTGGTCCCTGGAGGGACACTCGAGCTTCAGACAAAAAGAGGcctcagagaaaacaaaacaaaacgaaaaaaaAAGGAGCCTGACCTGCCTGCCAGGCGAGACTCACCTACGCGCGTGGGAAAGACATCCTCGTCGTTGATGAGGCCTTCGATCCAGTCCATGAGCAGCGCCATGTAGCGCGGCGCCGAGAGCTTGGCCGGCCGCCGGTACTGCTGCTCGTCCTGCCAGCGGTACTCGTAGCGAGGCCCACCGGCCATGACCGGGCAGCTGGTCTCGTTGCAGCGCTCGGCCATGGTGCCGTAGATGAGGTTTATGCGGTTGAAGAAGTCCACCACGTGCACGGCGATCCAGTCATCTATGTTCTCGCCGGGCGGCAGCCTCACCACGCTGCGCAGGTCCAGGCCAGACTTGAGCGACGCCTGCGCCTTCTTATACAGCTCAAAGCGCTGCGTGCCCGGCTCAAAGCGCTTCCGCGGCCTGAACGTCTTGTCCTTGGAGAACACCTGCTTCAGGCACAGCGCCATGGCCGGGATGGGCCAAGGGTCCAAGGGCAGGACCTGCGGATTCCCTGCCAGGGCCAAGGGCAGAGGGGAGCACGGTGGTCAGGTCCTTACCAAATGGACTTGATTTCCGCCACATCCTGCCTCTTACCTCTTGACTTTTGGCCTGGAGTTCTCAGCTTGGAATCTAAATCCTCCTCTTCCCTTCAGTCCGGTATCCTGCCCTCTTGCTAGCTCCCCTGGTTCCCCCTGCCAAGCTTTCCACAGCCCTCccaccttttttctttcttctccactttcATTGTGTCTCAGAGAGGGCTGGGCCTAGGCTCCAAACAGGTGCTCCTCAGACTTGCTGCGGACTATTAGAGTTGGCAGAGGctcctgcaggaggcaggggcCTGGGTGAAATGACCTCTGGGGATCTCACGGGCCAGTTGGTACAGCGTGGGAAAGCCTGCCGGCATTGT is a window of Ovis aries strain OAR_USU_Benz2616 breed Rambouillet chromosome 1, ARS-UI_Ramb_v3.0, whole genome shotgun sequence DNA encoding:
- the MOB3C gene encoding MOB kinase activator 3C codes for the protein MALCLKQVFSKDKTFRPRKRFEPGTQRFELYKKAQASLKSGLDLRSVVRLPPGENIDDWIAVHVVDFFNRINLIYGTMAERCNETSCPVMAGGPRYEYRWQDEQQYRRPAKLSAPRYMALLMDWIEGLINDEDVFPTRVGVPFPKNFQQVCTKILTRLFRVFVHVYIHHFDSILSMGAEAHVNTCYKHFYYFIREFSLVDQRELEPLREMTERICH